A portion of the Luteolibacter yonseiensis genome contains these proteins:
- a CDS encoding helix-turn-helix domain-containing protein, translating into MPKPEPDQKPPWPADADHAFVASFLVLLKQAREDQGLSLRELAAKTGIDHGIIGRGERMERIPSIVTMRRWVRGLGLDWQEVYRDAENAGL; encoded by the coding sequence ATGCCCAAACCGGAACCTGACCAAAAACCGCCGTGGCCGGCCGATGCCGATCACGCGTTTGTTGCGTCATTCTTGGTGCTTCTCAAACAGGCCAGGGAAGACCAAGGGCTAAGCTTGCGGGAACTGGCCGCCAAGACGGGCATTGACCACGGGATCATCGGTCGTGGCGAGAGGATGGAACGAATTCCTTCGATTGTCACCATGCGCCGCTGGGTACGCGGGCTTGGCTTGGACTGGCAGGAAGTCTACCGGGACGCAGAAAATGCCGGTTTGTAG
- the tnpB gene encoding IS66 family insertion sequence element accessory protein TnpB (TnpB, as the term is used for proteins encoded by IS66 family insertion elements, is considered an accessory protein, since TnpC, encoded by a neighboring gene, is a DDE family transposase.) — protein sequence MRVHLAIEPHDMRKSFNGLAAVAGHLAVRGLESGALFAFTNKRRNRLKVLYYDRTGVCVLSKRLETGTSTRPAPSSAGAST from the coding sequence GTGCGGGTGCATCTAGCGATCGAACCCCACGACATGCGCAAGTCCTTCAACGGTCTCGCCGCCGTCGCCGGACATCTCGCGGTCCGGGGACTGGAAAGCGGAGCCCTCTTCGCCTTCACCAACAAACGGCGAAACCGTCTCAAAGTCCTCTACTACGACCGCACGGGCGTCTGCGTGCTCTCGAAAAGGCTTGAGACCGGCACATCCACCCGGCCCGCTCCTTCGTCCGCCGGGGCCTCCACCTGA